From Methylomonas sp. EFPC3, a single genomic window includes:
- a CDS encoding bifunctional (p)ppGpp synthetase/guanosine-3',5'-bis(diphosphate) 3'-pyrophosphohydrolase gives MPEIAAKPTPALPAIEHPEEKLLHQLCDVLRSYLDQDQINDIVRAYHFGAAAHSGQFRRSGEAYICHPVAVAITLAGMHMDAHGIMAAILHDVIEDTPITKEQLGEQFGAEVADLVDGVTKLSKIDSRSRAEAQAENVRKMFLAMAQDLRVIVVKLADRLHNMQTMGNMPLDKKRRIAKETLEIYAPIANRLGMNDVRHQLESLGFKALYPNRYAAINNAVKKSRGNRKEIIDTIQNAIQNRLKESGLDGTVAGREKNIASIYQKMLNKRISFTDVFDVYAFRIYCSQVDDCYRALGCVHNLYKPVPGRFKDYIALPKANGYQSLHTILIGPYGVPIEIQIRTHEMHRLSESGIAAHWLYKSDNDKSETIQARANEWLRDLLEIQKSAGDSLEFIDNLKVDLFPQEVFVFTPKGKIIKLPRGATVVDFAYMVHTDVGNACISARIDKKLVPLQTKLENGMTVEVITATWARPNPLWLNYVITAKARSCIRAYLKNFNQQEAINLGRRLLEKELHSLGIQLESVDNTRILQVLQVLKKHSLNELLEDIGLGNRMPFLVAKRISQTDVNAAVKLDDNEPHHKTPLIIKGTEGIVVSLAKCCRPIPGDPIIGFFNPGKGIVVHHHECRNSNEVRKKQTTWLDVEWSPEASGEFPAEIRIELLNQRGSLATIASTISSMDSNIENINVVSQDDRVSVDLLVLAVRDRVHLANIIRKLKKLSIVLKITRIKA, from the coding sequence ATGCCCGAGATAGCAGCCAAGCCGACTCCAGCACTTCCGGCCATAGAACACCCGGAAGAAAAACTGTTGCACCAGCTGTGCGACGTTCTGCGCAGCTATCTCGACCAAGACCAAATCAACGATATTGTTCGCGCCTACCATTTCGGCGCGGCCGCCCACTCCGGCCAATTTCGCCGTAGCGGCGAAGCCTATATCTGCCACCCGGTTGCGGTTGCGATCACGTTGGCCGGCATGCATATGGATGCCCACGGCATCATGGCGGCCATTCTGCACGATGTAATCGAAGACACCCCCATCACCAAGGAGCAACTCGGCGAACAATTCGGCGCCGAGGTTGCCGATCTGGTCGACGGCGTGACCAAACTGTCCAAGATCGACAGCCGCTCCCGCGCCGAAGCGCAAGCGGAAAACGTCCGCAAAATGTTTCTCGCCATGGCGCAAGATCTACGCGTCATCGTCGTCAAACTGGCTGACCGGCTGCACAACATGCAAACCATGGGCAATATGCCGCTGGACAAAAAGCGCCGGATCGCCAAGGAAACACTGGAAATCTACGCGCCGATCGCCAACCGCCTTGGCATGAACGATGTCCGCCACCAGCTCGAATCGCTTGGTTTCAAGGCCCTGTACCCGAACCGTTATGCGGCGATCAACAATGCGGTAAAAAAATCGCGCGGCAACCGCAAGGAAATCATCGACACCATCCAGAACGCGATTCAAAACCGGCTGAAAGAATCCGGGCTGGACGGCACGGTAGCGGGACGGGAAAAAAACATCGCCAGCATTTACCAAAAAATGCTGAACAAGCGGATTTCGTTCACTGACGTGTTCGACGTATACGCGTTCCGGATTTATTGCTCCCAAGTGGACGATTGCTACCGCGCGCTCGGTTGCGTGCACAATCTGTATAAACCGGTACCCGGCCGGTTCAAGGACTATATCGCCCTGCCCAAAGCCAACGGCTACCAGTCGCTGCACACGATTCTGATCGGCCCTTACGGGGTACCGATCGAGATCCAGATCCGCACCCACGAAATGCACCGCCTGTCAGAATCCGGCATCGCCGCACATTGGCTGTACAAGTCCGACAACGATAAAAGCGAGACGATACAGGCCCGTGCCAACGAATGGCTGCGCGACCTGTTGGAAATTCAGAAATCGGCCGGCGACTCGCTCGAGTTCATCGATAATCTCAAAGTCGACCTGTTTCCGCAGGAAGTATTCGTGTTTACGCCGAAAGGCAAGATCATCAAGCTGCCGCGCGGCGCTACCGTGGTCGACTTTGCGTACATGGTGCATACCGATGTCGGCAACGCCTGCATCTCGGCCCGGATCGACAAAAAACTGGTGCCGTTGCAAACCAAGCTGGAAAACGGCATGACGGTCGAAGTCATCACCGCCACCTGGGCCCGACCCAATCCGCTGTGGCTGAACTACGTGATAACGGCCAAGGCGCGCAGTTGCATCCGCGCTTATTTGAAGAATTTCAACCAACAGGAAGCCATCAACCTCGGCCGCCGCCTGTTGGAAAAAGAACTGCACAGCCTGGGCATCCAACTAGAAAGCGTCGACAACACCCGAATTCTGCAGGTGCTGCAAGTCTTGAAAAAGCACTCGTTGAACGAATTGCTGGAAGACATCGGCCTCGGCAACCGAATGCCGTTCCTGGTGGCCAAGCGTATCAGTCAAACCGACGTCAACGCCGCAGTCAAACTGGACGATAACGAACCGCACCATAAAACACCTTTGATTATCAAGGGCACCGAGGGCATCGTCGTCAGTCTGGCCAAGTGCTGCCGGCCGATTCCGGGCGATCCTATCATCGGTTTTTTCAACCCGGGCAAAGGCATCGTGGTTCACCACCACGAATGCCGCAACAGCAACGAAGTCCGCAAAAAACAAACCACCTGGCTGGATGTGGAGTGGAGCCCGGAAGCCAGCGGCGAATTCCCGGCCGAAATCCGGATCGAGTTGCTGAACCAGCGCGGCTCGTTGGCCACGATTGCGTCGACCATCTCCAGCATGGACTCGAATATCGAGAACATCAACGTGGTCAGCCAGGATGACCGGGTTTCGGTGGACTTGCTGGTTCTAGCCGTGCGCGACCGGGTACACCTGGCCAACATCATCCGCAAATTGAAAAAGCTGTCCATCGTTTTAAAAATCACCCGCATCAAGGCATAA
- a CDS encoding RidA family protein, which yields MSKETISTPLAPQAIGTYSQAVKVDNTVYLSGQIPLDPQTMQMVDGDIDLQIRRVFDNLKAVAEAAGGSLNDIVKLNVFLTDLSHFPIVNEIMAEYFHQPYPARAAIGVAALPKSADVEMDGILVLPNEYY from the coding sequence ATGAGCAAGGAAACCATCTCCACGCCGCTGGCGCCGCAAGCCATCGGCACTTACTCGCAAGCCGTCAAAGTCGACAATACCGTCTACCTGTCCGGGCAAATTCCGTTGGATCCGCAAACCATGCAAATGGTCGACGGCGACATCGACCTGCAAATCCGGCGGGTATTCGACAATCTGAAGGCCGTGGCCGAAGCCGCCGGCGGCAGCTTGAACGACATCGTCAAACTGAACGTGTTTCTGACCGACCTGAGCCATTTTCCGATCGTCAACGAAATCATGGCCGAATATTTCCACCAACCCTACCCTGCCCGCGCCGCGATTGGCGTTGCCGCACTGCCCAAATCGGCCGACGTCGAAATGGACGGCATTTTGGTTTTACCCAACGAATATTACTGA